The following is a genomic window from Sphingomonas sinipercae.
GCGCCGGCAATTCCGCGCTGCGACGCCTCCACCGGCGGCAGGCGCTCCAGCAGGGCATGGATCAGGGTTCCGCGTTCCGCGGCGGCACGAGCCGCGGCGCTTGGCGGCGCTGAAGGCTCGCGGTCTTCGGCGAGCGCCGACGGCGCCAGCGGCCGCGGCGGACGCGCTTCCGGCGGCGCAGGCGCCTTCGCCCAAGCCGGCACTTCGGGAAGCGGCAGGTCGCGGGGCGCCGGCTTATGCCGGACCCGCCCACCCTGGACCGCACCGCGATAGCGAAGCAGCGCGCCCCACTGCGCATCTTCATGCACCTCGGCGCCCAGCACTGCGAGTCCCCGCTCGACACGCTTGTGCCAACAGTTTTCCGCAGGGTCGCCTTTGTCGATGCCGGCAATCACCAGCCGGTCCACCGCCCGGGTCATGCCCACGTAAAGCAGCCGCCAATGCTCTTCGAGATCGAGCCTCTTGTCCTCGTCCAGCAAGGCCCCGAAGGGCTCCAGCCGCTCGTCCTTGCGTGGCCGGATCACCGGGACCCGTGCGTCGGCAATCGGCAAGGTCATCGATCTGGCGACGCCGCCGATCCGTTCCGGGTCGGCCGTCGCGTCGGCGAGCACCACCAGCGGCGCTTCCAGGCCCTTCGCGCCATGCACCGTCATCACCCGCACGGCGTTGACCGGCGCGGACGGGTCGCGCTTGATCTCGACATCCCCACGCGAGAACCAGGCGAGGAAGCGGTCGAGCGAGGGAATTTCGCCGCGTTCGAACTCCAGTGCGCTCGACAGGAGCTCATCGATCGGGTCGCGGGCAGCGAGACCGAGGCGGCCGTAGAGCTTGCGGCGTCCGTCAAGCGGTCCGGACAGGATGGTTTCTAGGAACCGGTGCGGCGTGACGTAATCGGCCATCGCCAGGAGTGAAGCGAGCCGATCGCGCGCCGTGCCGAAATCCTCGCGTTCGCCCGACCGTGTGCGCAACGCCTGCCAAAGCGAGATTTCGCCCCGCCCAAACGCGAGCGCGCGCAGCTGCTCCTGATCCCAGCCGATCAGCGGCGACACCAGGAGGCTGGCAAGGCTGAGGTCGTCTAATGGCTGCACCGCAAAGGCCACGGCGCTGAGCAGGTCTTTCACCGCCAATGGCTTGTGCAGGTGAAGGCGATCGATTCCAGCGACCGGCACTCGCTCGGCGAACAGGCGCGCGACGATCAGCGACGCCAGTTCCCCGCGGCTTCGGACCAGGATCATGATGTCGCCGGGGCCAAGCTCGCGCCCGGTCGAGGCCATCAGCGGCCGCTCATCCAGCCACCGCCGAACCTGCCGGGCGAGTTCGGTGGCATAGGCGCGCTCTTCCTCGTCGAGCCACCCCTCCTCGGGTTCGTCCTCCTGGGCGTCCGTCGGCGCATATGGCTTCCAAAGCTCGACGAGACCCGGCCGGTCGCTGAAGAAGGCGCGGTGACGGTTGGGCTCGTCCGGCAGGCCCATGTTGGGATAGCCAACCTCGTCGATCACCGCGTCGACAGCGTCGAGGACCGCCTGCGAGGAGCGGAAGCTTGCGTCGATGGACAGCTCGCGAAACTCGGGCGCGACCCAGTCGTCCGTATCTTCCGCGGCCTCGCGAAGCGCCGCCGAATGATCGCGAACCCAGTCGCGGGCGCGGCGGAACTCTTCGGGATCGGTCCCTTGGAAGCGGAAGATCGCCTGCTTGAAGTCGCCGACCATGAAAATGGTCCGGTGCCGCTCTCCAGCCGCCCCGGCGCCGGCGAAAAATTCCTCCGCCAGCGCCTGCACGATCTGCCACTGCGCCGCGTTGGTGTCCTGGCTTTCATCGACCAGGATATGATCGGTGCGGCGGTCGAGCTTGTAGCGGACCCACTCGCCCATACCGGGCGTGGCGAGGAGCCGGCGAGTCCAGGCGATGAGGTCGTTAAAGTCCGCGACCCCTGCCCGCCGCTTGGCGTCAGAATAAGCCTTTGCAAACGCTTGCCCAGCGCGCAGCCCGGCTGCCATCTCCGCGGCCAGGCGAGCGCCGCGCTGGATGGTCAGCAGCTCGCCGATCGCGCGCGCTAGCCGCTCGGCATGCGCATCATAATCGGGGTCCGCATTGCGCTGCCCCGCGCTCACCTTGCGCAGGTCGCCGCTGCCGGTGAAGACGATCAGCGCCAGGTCCGGCAGCGCCCCCGCGCGGTCTGCGGGCGCAAGCGCGAGCCAACGTTCGATCGATTGCACCAACTTTTCGCCGGTCGCCGCACCCCACGCCCGGTTGGCATCGGCAATCGCCCGCAGCAGGTCGCAATCGAAACGGTCGTCCGCACAGCTCGCGGCAAGCATGTCTTCGACCGACTCATCGGGCAGGTCCATCACGCGCCGAAGCGCAGGCTCGATCTCGCTCGCGCCGCCCAGTCGCACCATCGCGTCCGCCGCGTGCGCGCATTGCATTAGGTAGCGCGTTGCACCGTCCTCGCCCAAGCGCAGGCTCAGGCACTGGACGTCTTCGATCAACTGGTCGCGGCCAGCCGCTTCCGCATCGGCAAGCAAGTCGGCAAGCGTCGAGCGCGCAAGTTCCTGCTCGGCGCGCCCCTCGATCGGCTGAAAACCGGGCGTGATCCCCGCTTCGGCCGGAAAGGATGCCAGCAAGGCCTGCGCGAAACTGTGGATCGTCTGGATGCGCAGCCCGCCCGGTGCATCAAGCACCTTGGCGAACAGCCGGCGTGCGCGCTCCAGATATCGCGGGTCGGTCGATTCACCGAGCGCGAACAGGTCTTTCTTCAGCGCCTTGTCCGGTAGCCGCACCCAGGCGGCCAGCTGGCTGCCGATCCGGTTCGCCATTTCGGTCGCACCGGCCTTGGTGAAAGTCAGGCACAGGATATGTTCGGGATCGACCCCGCTCAGGAGCAGGCGGAGGACGCGCGCCGTCAGCACTTGTGTCTTGCCGGTGCCGGCGGAAGCCGAGAGTGAGGCGTGGGCACGCGGATCGGCGGCCGCGGCTTGTGCGCCCGCCAGTTGCGGAAGCGGCTTGAAGCGATTGCTCATTCGACTTTCCAAGCCGTCGCGGAGCCCATAGAATCGGCGCTATGAGCGAAGACAGCAACAAGCCCGGCGAAGAGCGCCGCCAGAAACTCGTCAAGGCCGGGGTCGCCGTCGGCATCGGCTCCGCCGCGATCGTGGCGGCGTTGCTCTACGCCTCCAAGGTGAAGAAGAAGCCGCGCCGCTAGCGTCATGAGCGGCCGTACCATTCTTCGAGCCGCATCAGCTGGTCGTAGTCGCCGTAAGGCGCAAATGCGGGATTGAGCTTGGCGACGAACGGCTTCTCGCCGGTCAAGTAATCGCCCGCGGTTGCGGTGAAGCTGCGCAATGCCCGTTCGAGGAATGCGTCGGCGCCTTCCTTTGCATCCGGGCGGACGCACCTGCCGAACTTGTCGCCATATTTGGTGAGCGACCAATATTCATGGGCGTCCGGCGCGCCGGCGATCTCCTTGAAGCCACCGCCCTGCGCAATCAGGCCGAGGAGGCCCAGTTGCAGGGCAAATCCTCCCTCGATGGCTTTGGGAGCGGGCGGCTTCCCGGTCTTGTAATCGACGATCGCGATCCCGCCATTGCTGAGCCGGTCGATCCGATCGGCCGTCCCATAAACCGTCACCCCCGCAATCGTTGCTTCGCCGCGCTTTTCCGCTGCGAGCGGCAACCGGCCTTCGGCCTGGTTCGCCCGCTCCAGGCCCTCGACCCAGCGGATCGCCTCCATCAGCCGGGGCTGCCACAGCGCGCGAAGCATGGGGTGGATCGCCTGGTCGGCAAGCAACGCCCGTGCCCGCGCCAGCAGCCGGTCGGGATCGCACCGATCCTGGGCGAGCCACTGTTCGAGCACGGCATGCACCGCTGTACCCTTCCACGCCGCGCTATGATCGGCATCGACGGGGTCGAGGCTGCTGAGTTTCAGCATTTCCCGTGCGTAAAAAGCGAATGGATCGGCCTTCAGCCGGTCGACCGAAGTGACGCTGATCTTCTTCGGCCGATCGGCCACCGGCGGGCACGGCTGCGGGCGATCGACCGGCCGCGGCATCCCCATATCGTCCACGGCGACGGCCAAGCGCTCCAGCCGGATGTCGTGCGGCAGGCCGCCGGTCATTGCCTTCAGCCGAAGCCAGAAGCGGGAAGCGACCGTTGGCGAGCGTCCGTCCCGCCTGGCGCGCGTGATCAGCACCTCCGGCGCGCCAAGCGCGCTGGCGAAGTCATGCGCCGACAGGCCGATGCGATATTCAAGGCCGGGAAGCCCAAGGTTGGCGCGAATCTTGGGCGCCAGCCAGGGATCGGGGGCGGGCGCGGCGGGCCAGACCCCCTCGTTGAGCCCGCCCAGGATCATCAGGTCGGCCTGCTGCAGCCGCGCTTCGAGCAAGCCCCAAATAAAGACCCGGGGATGACCGCCATATGGCGGGCGGACCCGCTGCGCCTCCAGCAACTGGCGAAGGATCGCGAGGCCGTCTTCGGGCGTCACTGCAAGCCGCTGCGCTTCCTCGAGGCCCTGCAAGTCCGCGAGCAGCTCGGCTGCAATCCGGCCGTTCTGGCCGCGCCAGGCATTATCCCCGGCCAATGCCTCGGCGGCTTGGGCCACGCGGGTCGCGAATTGCGCGAGGCTGAGCGCGGCCGGCGCTTCATCCAGCAAAGCCAGCGTTGGCCGCAGCCCCTCCCAGGCAGCAAGGCAGCCGCGACAGCCGCGCTGGCGTTGGTGCTCGCGTTCCTGGAAATGACGCGTCAGGCCCTCGATCCCCGGCGCCGGCCGTGGGCCGCGCAGCGCAAGGTCGAGCAAGCGCACCTGTTCGAGCCAGGCGAGGCGCGCTTCGTCGACGCCGCCCACCAGCGGATGCTTGAGCACCGTCAGCAGCGGCACTGGCGCCAGGGATTCGGCCATCGCCGCCGCGACCGCCAGGAGAAGCGTCCCCGCGGGCAGCTCCGCAAGCGCGCGGCCGGCGCTGTCGTCTGCTTCCACCCCCAACGCGCCAACAAGGCGGAAACCCGCCGCGCCAGGACTCGGTCGGGGGTCACAAAGGCAATGGTCTTCCCCGGGACTTCCAGGGCCTGGCGGATCCCCAGCGATATTGCCTGCGCCTCTGCAGCCGGGTCGGACAACTCGGCAACGCGAATTCCCGACAAGCGGCGATCCGCAGGCTTCAGGGCGTTCCACTTGTGCGAGAAATCAGCGGCTGCCATCGCATTGGCAACGGCCCGGCCACGGGCCGGCGGCGACGATGCGCGCCCTGCCCTTGGCCACAATCGAACTTCCGCGCGATTGATGCCGAGCCGCCCGAGCAGCAATTTCAGGTGAAACTGCGGGTGGGTCTCCTCCCCCCGTCCAGTTTCGTCGGGCCCGAGGGCGTCCCACTCGGCATCGGGCACGCTCGAAGGCAGACTCAGGCCGGGCAGCACGACCAGCCCGCCCGGCATATAGGCAACGGTCCTGACAAGCTCGGCGACAGCCGGCGCCGCGGTCGTGACACCCGCGGCTACGGTGAACCCGGTGGGCGGCTCTCGCGACCATCGCTTCGCCAGGCGGTGGAGCAGCAGGTTGCGGCGCTCGGCAAGGTCAATGGCGCCGAGGTCGCCAAGTCGCTCGGGCCACTGCTTGACGATTGCGCGCAGGCGGTCGAGCGAGACCTGCCAATGCCGGGCTAGATCCTCGACGACAGCATCCTTGAGCCGCGCCGGTTCGACCTCTTCGATCAGCAGCGCATCCAGGGTTCGCCCGAGGTCGCTCGCCATCCGCAGCGCCTCGGCCGCGCCCTCATTCTCGCCGCGGACGAGTTCAGCCAGCGCCAGCAGGCGAGCGAGCGGTTCGACGGCCGGCGGCGGCTGGTCTTCCGTGTCCGCCAGGTCGAGCGCTCCACCGACCCTCTCCTCCAGCTCCGGATCGCCGATTGGGATCAGCCTGGGCAGCACCAGGCCCCCACCGCTGGCGCGAACGAAGGCGTCGGTGATGCTTCGCACCGCCCGATTGTTCGGTAGCAATATCCGGCCCGCAGCGAGCGTCGTCGGCTCGGTGCCGAAGCGCGCAAGAAGCCCGGCGACGAGCGCATCGGCAAACGATCGGTGCGACGGGATAGTGAAAACCGCAGGCTGCCTGGCCGGCGCCTCCGTAGCCTCAGGCATAGTTGAGGACGTGCTCGGTCGCCTTGATCGCCGGCGGAGTCCCAACGTCGAACCACAATCCCTGATGGACGGCGCCGAAGCAGCGGCCCTGTTCGATCGCTCGGTCCCACAAGATGTTGGTTGAAAAGGCGCCCGTCGGCGCGCCTTCCAGCAGCCGCTTCGAAAGCATCTGGATGCCGGTGTAGACGAACGGCGCGACGCGGTTGCGCTCACGGCGACGAAGGCGGCCGCTTCGATCCATATGAAAGTCGCCGAGGCCGCGATGGTTTTGCGCACGCGCGTGCGGCACCAGCAGCAGCAAGGCGTCCATCCGGCTGTCGTCCCAGTGCGATGCGAGCAGCCGAAGCGTATCCGCCGGCCCGTCGATCCACAGGTTGTCACTATTGACGCACAGGAACGGGTCCGCGTCGATGAGCGGCTCGGCGTGGACCAGGCCGCCGCCGGTTTCCAGGAGCAGCGACCGTTCGTCGGAAATGGCAATGTCCAAGCCGAAGTCGCGGGCGGCGAGATGCGCTTCTACGGCGTCAGCCAGGTAGTGGACATTGACGACGGCCCGGCGGACCCCCGCACCCTGCAATCGAACGAGCACATGGTCGAGCAGCGGCTTTCCGGCGACTTCGACCAGCGGCTTGGGCCGGGTCGCGGTCAGCGGCCGCATCCGCTTGCCGAGCCCCGCCGCCATGACCATCGCGGTCGCCGGCACTTCGGCGGCGATCTCGGCCTTTAGCCGCAAGGCCTGGCGAGCGCTGCTCACGTTGTCGCCAGCCAGGGCGCGGCGCGGTGTTCCGGCGCAATATTCTGATCGAACCACCGGCGCACCGGCTCCAGGCCGGGCTGCGCCAAGTCACGCTCGAGCAGGCCCCACATTCGCGGCTGGAACGCTTGATAATGCGGCTTGCCGTCCCGCTTCCACAACCTGGTGAAAACGCCGAGGATTCGCGTGTTGCGCTGGGCCGCCAGCGCCCAATAAGCGCGCTCAAGGGCCTCGCCACTTCCAGTGGCCGCGACGTACCGGGCAATCATCTTTGCTTCGATCTCAGGCGCAACGTCGCGCCTTGCGTCTTCGAGGACGGACGCAAGGTCGTAGGCTGGGTGCCCGGCAACGGCGTCCTGGAAATCGAGGAGCCCGAAGTGGCGCACCCCGGCGCGATCCCCGACCAGCATGACGTTTTCCGCGTGATAGTCGCGAAGCACCGTGACCGGGCCTAGGCCGTCCTTCGACACCGGCGAAAGCACATCCTCCCACGCCGACCGATAGGCTTCGGCATCGACATCGATGCCCAGCGCCGGGCAGTACCACTCGGTGAACAACCCCAGCTCTTCGACCCATTGGTCGAGACCGTGCGGGCGCAATCCGTCCATCGGCGTGTGGCGGTGGAGGTGGACCAGGACATCGGTCGCCAAGGCGTAGAGTTCTTCTTCCCTTTCGGGATGCTGGTCGAGCGTCTCGCGCAGTCGTCCGCTGCCGAGGTCGGCGAGCAGCAAAAGGCCACCCTCGACGTCACTTGCCAGGATGTCGGGCGGGCTGAGACCGGCGCTCGCGAGCCACTGCGCAACCGCGACGAACGGACGCACGTCCTCTTGCGGTGGCGGCGCGTCCATCAGGACGGCGCTGCGATCGCCATCGACGACGCGGAAATACCTTCGAAACGATGCGTCGCCGGCAAGGGGCTCGATGATCGCTGCACCCCACCCATGGCGGGCAAGGAAACCGTGAGCGTGTTCGGGCGGATTCATTGTGGCGGCCACCGGCCCTGCCATGACGGCGGCACCTTGGCTGTCAAGCGGCGAGCGCCGGCCTCGGCGAATTCTAGCGACAAGCGGAGTGCCTGGGGCCAGGAAGCCGCGCCGGCGCGCTCCGGCCACTCGACAATCAGCGCCGTGTCCCGAACGTCGAGCCCAAGCTCCTCCAGTTCGCTCGGATCTTCCAGACGGTACAGGTCGACATGCCAGACTGGCGGCTTGAGATCGTCATACGGCTGGACGAGGGCGAAGGTCGGGCTGGGCATGTCGCCCTTGTGGCCAAGGCCCGAAAGAATACCGCGCGCAAGCGTCGTCTTGCCAACGCCGAGCGGGCCGGAAAGCGTGATCACGTCGCCGGCGCGCAGGGCCTTCGCCAGGTCCGAGCCCAAGGAAGAGGCGGCCGCTTCGTCCTTGATGATCATTCGGGCGCGCGCGGTAGCGTCAGCGTGACCGTCGTCCCCTTCCCCTTGGCGGAGACCAGGTCGACCTTGCCGCCATGCGCTTCGATAAATTGGCGGGCTAGCGGCAGGCCCAGGCCAAGCGCCGCCTCTCCCCGGACTCCGTCGTCCGAGACTCGATCGAAGCGATTGAACACCCGAGGCAAGTCTTTCTTGGCGATGCCGGCACCATTATCGCTGACCTGGATGTGGGCGGCCGCTTCGTCACCCCAAGTTTTCAGCGCAATGGACCCGCCAGTGTCGGTGTAAGCGAGCGCATTGCTGAGCAAATGCTCGACCGATTCCCGAATTCGTCGAGCGTCGCCGACCACGAACCCCGCGGAGCCCTGGATGTCAGGGGTCAGCTTCTGTTCCTTTTTCTCGGCGCGCGCGGAAACCTTGTCGAACGCAGCTTTGCACAGGCCGGCAATATCGACCCGCTCGCGTTCCAAGACGACGCCGCGGGCATCGCCCTGGGTGAGGTCGAGGACGTCGTCGATGAGCTTGGACAGGCGCGTGACCGATTCGAGAATCGCCTGCACATAATCCTTCGCCGACGAAGAAAGATCGCCGGCATAGCCTTGCGATAGCATCTCCGCGAAGCCGCCGATCGAGGTCAGCGGCGTCCGCAGTTCATAGCTCATGTTGGCGACGAAATCCGTCTTCACCCGGCTAGCTTGCTCGAGCGCGGTGGCACGCTCGCGCAGCGCCGCCTCGATCCGGCTCGAATCGGTCACATCGACGAGGGTGAAGAGCGCGTTGCCGTCCGGCAGCGGGACCGCAGCGAAATCAAAATGCCGCCCGTCCGTTAGCGTCAAGCGGCCGTTCGCCGGTTGCCGCTCATTGGTGGTTTTGCGCACCATCTCCCGGATTTGCGCAGCGGCCGTGGGGTTGACGAGCTTGCGCGCAATCGCCGGCACCAGCTCGTCGACCCGCGGATGTTCGCCAAGCCATTCCTCATCAAGGTCCCAGACCTGGCTGAAGCGCCGGTTCCACAGGTACAGCCTGCCGTCGCTGGCGAACACGCCGATGGCCTCGAACAGATTGTCGAAGGTGGCGGCGCGCACGCGGAGCAACGTGTCGCGCGCGGACGCGAGGCGGACCTGTTCGGTGCGGTCTTCCAGGAACAGTCGCAAGCCGCCGTCGGGAAGCGGCTGGCCGACGACCCGGAAATGGTCGCCGTTGGCCAGGATCCAGTCTTCCTCGATGACTTCGTCCGCGCTCGTGAACCAGTTGCGCCGATCCGCTTTCCAGCTCGGAAAATCGCGCGTCTCGGGCACCCGGTTCATTTCGCGCATGCGTTCCAGCACGCGGTCGAACTCGGGCCGCTCGCCCAACCATTCGGGGTCGATATGCGCCATCGACGCGAACGGCTGATTGAAAAAGCTAAGCGTTCTATCGTGATCGAACTGCGCGACGCCCGCGGTCATCCGGTCGGCCAATTCGCGTTGCGACTGCGCGTGCCGGACGAGCTCGTCGCGGGCATCTTCCAGATCTTGGACGTCGATCGCAAAGCCCGCGACCGCGCCCGTCGGCAACGGCACGTTGACGAGCCGCAGCAT
Proteins encoded in this region:
- the addA gene encoding double-strand break repair helicase AddA — protein: MSNRFKPLPQLAGAQAAAADPRAHASLSASAGTGKTQVLTARVLRLLLSGVDPEHILCLTFTKAGATEMANRIGSQLAAWVRLPDKALKKDLFALGESTDPRYLERARRLFAKVLDAPGGLRIQTIHSFAQALLASFPAEAGITPGFQPIEGRAEQELARSTLADLLADAEAAGRDQLIEDVQCLSLRLGEDGATRYLMQCAHAADAMVRLGGASEIEPALRRVMDLPDESVEDMLAASCADDRFDCDLLRAIADANRAWGAATGEKLVQSIERWLALAPADRAGALPDLALIVFTGSGDLRKVSAGQRNADPDYDAHAERLARAIGELLTIQRGARLAAEMAAGLRAGQAFAKAYSDAKRRAGVADFNDLIAWTRRLLATPGMGEWVRYKLDRRTDHILVDESQDTNAAQWQIVQALAEEFFAGAGAAGERHRTIFMVGDFKQAIFRFQGTDPEEFRRARDWVRDHSAALREAAEDTDDWVAPEFRELSIDASFRSSQAVLDAVDAVIDEVGYPNMGLPDEPNRHRAFFSDRPGLVELWKPYAPTDAQEDEPEEGWLDEEERAYATELARQVRRWLDERPLMASTGRELGPGDIMILVRSRGELASLIVARLFAERVPVAGIDRLHLHKPLAVKDLLSAVAFAVQPLDDLSLASLLVSPLIGWDQEQLRALAFGRGEISLWQALRTRSGEREDFGTARDRLASLLAMADYVTPHRFLETILSGPLDGRRKLYGRLGLAARDPIDELLSSALEFERGEIPSLDRFLAWFSRGDVEIKRDPSAPVNAVRVMTVHGAKGLEAPLVVLADATADPERIGGVARSMTLPIADARVPVIRPRKDERLEPFGALLDEDKRLDLEEHWRLLYVGMTRAVDRLVIAGIDKGDPAENCWHKRVERGLAVLGAEVHEDAQWGALLRYRGAVQGGRVRHKPAPRDLPLPEVPAWAKAPAPPEARPPRPLAPSALAEDREPSAPPSAAARAAAERGTLIHALLERLPPVEASQRGIAGARWLERSAGVTDAAEREAIVGLVLRILEDGRFSSLFGPGSLPEAPIVATLPDGRVIAGTVDRLLVEPGRISVIDFKTGRAPETSTLIPRSHSEQMEAYRQALQVIFPGRHIAASLLYTATGALFELGA
- the addB gene encoding double-strand break repair protein AddB; protein product: MEADDSAGRALAELPAGTLLLAVAAAMAESLAPVPLLTVLKHPLVGGVDEARLAWLEQVRLLDLALRGPRPAPGIEGLTRHFQEREHQRQRGCRGCLAAWEGLRPTLALLDEAPAALSLAQFATRVAQAAEALAGDNAWRGQNGRIAAELLADLQGLEEAQRLAVTPEDGLAILRQLLEAQRVRPPYGGHPRVFIWGLLEARLQQADLMILGGLNEGVWPAAPAPDPWLAPKIRANLGLPGLEYRIGLSAHDFASALGAPEVLITRARRDGRSPTVASRFWLRLKAMTGGLPHDIRLERLAVAVDDMGMPRPVDRPQPCPPVADRPKKISVTSVDRLKADPFAFYAREMLKLSSLDPVDADHSAAWKGTAVHAVLEQWLAQDRCDPDRLLARARALLADQAIHPMLRALWQPRLMEAIRWVEGLERANQAEGRLPLAAEKRGEATIAGVTVYGTADRIDRLSNGGIAIVDYKTGKPPAPKAIEGGFALQLGLLGLIAQGGGFKEIAGAPDAHEYWSLTKYGDKFGRCVRPDAKEGADAFLERALRSFTATAGDYLTGEKPFVAKLNPAFAPYGDYDQLMRLEEWYGRS
- a CDS encoding nucleotidyltransferase family protein, which encodes MSSARQALRLKAEIAAEVPATAMVMAAGLGKRMRPLTATRPKPLVEVAGKPLLDHVLVRLQGAGVRRAVVNVHYLADAVEAHLAARDFGLDIAISDERSLLLETGGGLVHAEPLIDADPFLCVNSDNLWIDGPADTLRLLASHWDDSRMDALLLLVPHARAQNHRGLGDFHMDRSGRLRRRERNRVAPFVYTGIQMLSKRLLEGAPTGAFSTNILWDRAIEQGRCFGAVHQGLWFDVGTPPAIKATEHVLNYA
- a CDS encoding aminoglycoside phosphotransferase family protein; translation: MNPPEHAHGFLARHGWGAAIIEPLAGDASFRRYFRVVDGDRSAVLMDAPPPQEDVRPFVAVAQWLASAGLSPPDILASDVEGGLLLLADLGSGRLRETLDQHPEREEELYALATDVLVHLHRHTPMDGLRPHGLDQWVEELGLFTEWYCPALGIDVDAEAYRSAWEDVLSPVSKDGLGPVTVLRDYHAENVMLVGDRAGVRHFGLLDFQDAVAGHPAYDLASVLEDARRDVAPEIEAKMIARYVAATGSGEALERAYWALAAQRNTRILGVFTRLWKRDGKPHYQAFQPRMWGLLERDLAQPGLEPVRRWFDQNIAPEHRAAPWLATT
- the tsaE gene encoding tRNA (adenosine(37)-N6)-threonylcarbamoyltransferase complex ATPase subunit type 1 TsaE, with product MIIKDEAAASSLGSDLAKALRAGDVITLSGPLGVGKTTLARGILSGLGHKGDMPSPTFALVQPYDDLKPPVWHVDLYRLEDPSELEELGLDVRDTALIVEWPERAGAASWPQALRLSLEFAEAGARRLTAKVPPSWQGRWPPQ
- a CDS encoding sensor histidine kinase, yielding MSALGTSGVFALAFAGLWIIIAALLSALASRRIRDATGVIDAAQRMRGLLELSPARPVIVHPDLAIEADARLSRELGLLDNPQTLGDLSGPGAGLLQEDVDALAAAVRAATVSGGRVELQVRLAGSERVLEVRGGAALTLEAPGSLILWFSDTTTAESERLELAHRLRQTEAALDALTHVIEAAPFPMWYRGPDLKLGLVNRAFVDAVEAREATEVIANGLELVSDRESAKAGALAAIDSGKPSVRKQAAIVRGERRMLRLVNVPLPTGAVAGFAIDVQDLEDARDELVRHAQSQRELADRMTAGVAQFDHDRTLSFFNQPFASMAHIDPEWLGERPEFDRVLERMREMNRVPETRDFPSWKADRRNWFTSADEVIEEDWILANGDHFRVVGQPLPDGGLRLFLEDRTEQVRLASARDTLLRVRAATFDNLFEAIGVFASDGRLYLWNRRFSQVWDLDEEWLGEHPRVDELVPAIARKLVNPTAAAQIREMVRKTTNERQPANGRLTLTDGRHFDFAAVPLPDGNALFTLVDVTDSSRIEAALRERATALEQASRVKTDFVANMSYELRTPLTSIGGFAEMLSQGYAGDLSSSAKDYVQAILESVTRLSKLIDDVLDLTQGDARGVVLERERVDIAGLCKAAFDKVSARAEKKEQKLTPDIQGSAGFVVGDARRIRESVEHLLSNALAYTDTGGSIALKTWGDEAAAHIQVSDNGAGIAKKDLPRVFNRFDRVSDDGVRGEAALGLGLPLARQFIEAHGGKVDLVSAKGKGTTVTLTLPRAPE